In Portunus trituberculatus isolate SZX2019 chromosome 28, ASM1759143v1, whole genome shotgun sequence, one genomic interval encodes:
- the LOC123510228 gene encoding fasciclin-2-like isoform X8, whose product MVSCVVVVRAASWWLMTGCEFKMANQRHLILLSLLAVQVSLAQEPRLVIQPNSILKAVGDGAYVSCMAQVDDADLVTEMSWTAPDGERITNNNENSRIRVSTAEDGTTGKLDLVITKLREQDVGEYTCSATYAGNKKLEARIEVESFMEIDFGDTPSHQTLLIGQEGRIKCTPMAKPPPIVDWFKNIAPLRSEDNRIIQQDGIHIKEVTEADEGTYRCRAKVPALGSMKQMEIQVEVNIPPVINIPPQNITGKEHKEAVFECGATGKPAPEYSWVDNNNVPLENGDDFHVNTETGVLKIMNLRPEQSGEYRCTATNSAGEDFKTAHLQVYTKPKVEEYLNLTVQTDNDLMMKCVVSGNPPPQVIFKKESEPGNFTQGINTDDRIIVRQEKDDQGREVGILEITDVSRSDDGLYTCTAVSEGGVTQRWNHITVEFSPTFEEQGPTVQWSWEKAPVNLTCLATSIPNATIQWYLHKQEINANDPNLQRLELGPRGVLRVNPISSSYFGFYTCKATNTLGTSSLDIELKEAHPPGPITGAKVDKKTATTISWKLVDPADDGGLPIQSYIVEYREAEHTWEEAFRKIWNKGSSYTIDNLIPLATYVFRFAAQSKVGVGEWGGEKSEKMPGHAEPEEPLIFAAAKMEIPYSNHYELQWETPLNNGKEIDYFQILYYQVKKKGESWEAVGDKMTQEVPYPGTTSYKIEGLLSNSYYRIELRAHNDIGFSTPAEKVIKTAHDPKTPKGNGSGASVQYSSIAPSTTALVHGHDPAENSQESGPNAGVIVAVIIIVILVVAVVVDVTCYFTRSAGLIATIASKRGAKDKDKETMLEDGKNASDEKHEGNGQMKIEKEDLKPEQPNSDKKDSSEPTETTPMIQGDDDKGEIKKEENEDEKLKTSES is encoded by the exons TGAGCCTGGCCCAGGAACCAAGACTCGTCATCCAGCCAAACAGCATCCTGAAGGCGGTAGGGGACGGCGCCTACGTGTCATGCATGGCCCAGGTGGACGACGCCGACCTAGTCACGGAGATGAGCTGGACAGCGCCCGACGGGGAGAGAATcaccaataacaatgaaaactc ACGAATCAG GGTGTCCACAGCAGAGGATGGCACCACAGGCAAGCTGGACCTGGTCATCACCAAGCTGAGGGAGCAGGACGTGGGGGAGTACACCTGTTCCGCCACCTATGCCGGAAACAAGAAACTTGAGGCAAGGATCGAGGTGGAATCTTTCA tGGAGATTGACTTTGGAGACACGCCCAGCCACCAGACACTGCTCATTGGCCAGGAGGGCAGGATCAAATGTACCCCAATGGCCAAGCCGCCACCTATTGTTGACTGGTTCAAGAACATAGCGCCGCTTAGGAGTG AAGACAACCGCATCATACAGCAGGATGGGATTCACATCAAGGAGGTGACAGAGGCGGACGAGGGAACATATCGGTGTAGGGCCAAAGTTCCGGCCCTGGGCTCCATGAAGCAGATGGAGATACAAGTGGAGGTGAACATTCCCCCAGTCATCAACATTCCACCACAGAACATCACAGGAAAGGAGCACAAGGAGGCAGTGTTTGAGTGCGGTGCCACGGGGAAGCCAGCACCAGAGTACTCCTGGGTGGACAACAACAACGTGCCGCTGGAGAACGGGGATGACTTCCACGTGAACACTGAAACGGGAGTGCTTAAGATCATGAACCTCAGGCCGGAGCAGTCTGGGGAGTACCGATGCACGGCTACCAACTCCGCTGGCGAGGACTTCAAGACAGCACATCTCCAG GTTTACACCAAGCCCAAGGTGGAAGAATACCTCAACCTGACAGTGCAGACCGACAACGACCTCATGAtgaagtgtgtggtgagtggcaACCCTCCGCCTCAGGTCATCTTCAAGAAGGAGAGTGAGCCGGGGAACTTCACCCAAGGCATCAACACTGACGACAGAATTATTGTGCGACAGGAGAAGGACGACCAGGGACGGGAAGTAGGCAT TCTGGAGATCACAGACGTGTCGCGTAGTGATGATGGTCTGTACACGTGCACGGCTGTGTCTGAGGGCGGCGTGACGCAGCGGTGGAACCACATCACTGTTGAGTTCAGCCCCACCTTTGAGGAGCAGGGACCCACTGTGCAGTGGTCTTGGGAGAAGGCACCTGTCAACCTCACCTGCCTTGCCACCTCCATCCCCAATGCTACCA TTCAGTGGTACCTACACAAACAAGAAATCAACGCTAATGACCCTAATCTGCAGAGGTTAGAGTTGGGCCCACGTGGAGTGCTCAGAGTCAACCCCATCAGCTCCTCCTACTTTGGCTTCTACACATGCAAGGCAACCAACACTCTGGGAACCTCTTCCCTTGACATTGAACTGAAGGAGGCCCACCCACCAGGACCCATCACCGGTGCCAAG GTGGATAAGAAAACAGCCACCACCATTTCCTGGAAGCTGGTGGACCCAGCTGATGATGGCGGCCTGCCCATTCAGAGCTACATTGTGGAGTACAGGGAGGCAGAGCACACTTGGGAGGAAGCATTCAGAAAAATATGGAACAAAG GCTCTTCCTACACCATTGACAACCTCATTCCACTGGCAACATATGTCTTCCGCTTTGCTGCCCAGAGCAAGGTTGGGGTTGGAGAATGGGGAGGTGAAAAg AGTGAAAAGATGCCGGGACACGCCGAGCCAGAGGAGCCGCTGATCTTTGCCGCCGCTAAGATGGAGATCCCTTACTCCAACCACTATGAGCTCCAGTGGGAAACACCCCTCAACAATGGCAAGGAAATTGACTACTTCCAGATTTTGTATTATCAG gtgaagaagaagggagagagttggGAGGCAGTGGGAGACAAGATGACGCAGGAAGTGCCTTATCCCGGCACAACCTCCTACAAGATCGAGGGACTCCTCAGCAACTCATACTACAGGATTGAGTTGCGCGCTCACAATGACATTGGCTTTTCCACTCCGGCTGAGAAAGTTATCAAGACTGCACATG aTCCCAAGACCCCAAAAGGTAATGGCTCGGGCGCGTCTGTGCAATACAGTAGCATTGCTCCCTCCACCACTGCCCTCGTCCACG GCCATGACCCAGCCGAGAACTCCCAGGAGAGCGGTCCCAATGCTGGCGTCATTGTggctgtcatcatcatcgtcatcttggtggtggcggtggtggtggacgtgacCTGCTACTTCACCCGAAGTGCCGGCCTCATCGCCACCATTGCCAGCAAGCGCGGTGCCAAGGATAAAGATAAGGAGACCATGCTGGAGGACGGCAAGAATGCAAG TGATGAGAAGCATGAGGGCAATGGTCAGATGAAGATTGAGAAGGAGGATCTCAAGCCAGAACAACCCAATTCTGACAAGAAGGATTCCTCAGAACCCACAGAAACCACTCCCATGATTCAAGG
- the LOC123510228 gene encoding fasciclin-2-like isoform X6, translating to MVSCVVVVRAASWWLMTGCEFKMANQRHLILLSLLAVQVSLAQEPRLVIQPNSILKAVGDGAYVSCMAQVDDADLVTEMSWTAPDGERITNNNENSRIRVSTAEDGTTGKLDLVITKLREQDVGEYTCSATYAGNKKLEARIEVESFMEIDFGDTPSHQTLLIGQEGRIKCTPMAKPPPIVDWFKNIAPLRSEDNRIIQQDGIHIKEVTEADEGTYRCRAKVPALGSMKQMEIQVEVNIPPVINIPPQNITGKEHKEAVFECGATGKPAPEYSWVDNNNVPLENGDDFHVNTETGVLKIMNLRPEQSGEYRCTATNSAGEDFKTAHLQVYTKPKVEEYLNLTVQTDNDLMMKCVVSGNPPPQVIFKKESEPGNFTQGINTDDRIIVRQEKDDQGREVGILEITDVSRSDDGLYTCTAVSEGGVTQRWNHITVEFSPTFEEQGPTVQWSWEKAPVNLTCLATSIPNATIQWYLHKQEINANDPNLQRLELGPRGVLRVNPISSSYFGFYTCKATNTLGTSSLDIELKEAHPPGPITGAKVDKKTATTISWKLVDPADDGGLPIQSYIVEYREAEHTWEEAFRKIWNKGSSYTIDNLIPLATYVFRFAAQSKVGVGEWGGEKSEKMPGHAEPEEPLIFAAAKMEIPYSNHYELQWETPLNNGKEIDYFQILYYQVKKKGESWEAVGDKMTQEVPYPGTTSYKIEGLLSNSYYRIELRAHNDIGFSTPAEKVIKTAHDPKTPKGNGSGASVQYSSIAPSTTALVHGHDPAENSQESGPNAGVIVAVIIIVILVVAVVVDVTCYFTRSAGLIATIASKRGAKDKDKETMLEDGKNASGDTLTEESRKDTTLKEEKEKILPEKEPHSPSEKNIDNKSEKQNDEKHEGNGQMKIEKEDLKPEQPNSDKKDSSEPTETTPMIQGDDDKGEIKKEENEDEKLKTSES from the exons TGAGCCTGGCCCAGGAACCAAGACTCGTCATCCAGCCAAACAGCATCCTGAAGGCGGTAGGGGACGGCGCCTACGTGTCATGCATGGCCCAGGTGGACGACGCCGACCTAGTCACGGAGATGAGCTGGACAGCGCCCGACGGGGAGAGAATcaccaataacaatgaaaactc ACGAATCAG GGTGTCCACAGCAGAGGATGGCACCACAGGCAAGCTGGACCTGGTCATCACCAAGCTGAGGGAGCAGGACGTGGGGGAGTACACCTGTTCCGCCACCTATGCCGGAAACAAGAAACTTGAGGCAAGGATCGAGGTGGAATCTTTCA tGGAGATTGACTTTGGAGACACGCCCAGCCACCAGACACTGCTCATTGGCCAGGAGGGCAGGATCAAATGTACCCCAATGGCCAAGCCGCCACCTATTGTTGACTGGTTCAAGAACATAGCGCCGCTTAGGAGTG AAGACAACCGCATCATACAGCAGGATGGGATTCACATCAAGGAGGTGACAGAGGCGGACGAGGGAACATATCGGTGTAGGGCCAAAGTTCCGGCCCTGGGCTCCATGAAGCAGATGGAGATACAAGTGGAGGTGAACATTCCCCCAGTCATCAACATTCCACCACAGAACATCACAGGAAAGGAGCACAAGGAGGCAGTGTTTGAGTGCGGTGCCACGGGGAAGCCAGCACCAGAGTACTCCTGGGTGGACAACAACAACGTGCCGCTGGAGAACGGGGATGACTTCCACGTGAACACTGAAACGGGAGTGCTTAAGATCATGAACCTCAGGCCGGAGCAGTCTGGGGAGTACCGATGCACGGCTACCAACTCCGCTGGCGAGGACTTCAAGACAGCACATCTCCAG GTTTACACCAAGCCCAAGGTGGAAGAATACCTCAACCTGACAGTGCAGACCGACAACGACCTCATGAtgaagtgtgtggtgagtggcaACCCTCCGCCTCAGGTCATCTTCAAGAAGGAGAGTGAGCCGGGGAACTTCACCCAAGGCATCAACACTGACGACAGAATTATTGTGCGACAGGAGAAGGACGACCAGGGACGGGAAGTAGGCAT TCTGGAGATCACAGACGTGTCGCGTAGTGATGATGGTCTGTACACGTGCACGGCTGTGTCTGAGGGCGGCGTGACGCAGCGGTGGAACCACATCACTGTTGAGTTCAGCCCCACCTTTGAGGAGCAGGGACCCACTGTGCAGTGGTCTTGGGAGAAGGCACCTGTCAACCTCACCTGCCTTGCCACCTCCATCCCCAATGCTACCA TTCAGTGGTACCTACACAAACAAGAAATCAACGCTAATGACCCTAATCTGCAGAGGTTAGAGTTGGGCCCACGTGGAGTGCTCAGAGTCAACCCCATCAGCTCCTCCTACTTTGGCTTCTACACATGCAAGGCAACCAACACTCTGGGAACCTCTTCCCTTGACATTGAACTGAAGGAGGCCCACCCACCAGGACCCATCACCGGTGCCAAG GTGGATAAGAAAACAGCCACCACCATTTCCTGGAAGCTGGTGGACCCAGCTGATGATGGCGGCCTGCCCATTCAGAGCTACATTGTGGAGTACAGGGAGGCAGAGCACACTTGGGAGGAAGCATTCAGAAAAATATGGAACAAAG GCTCTTCCTACACCATTGACAACCTCATTCCACTGGCAACATATGTCTTCCGCTTTGCTGCCCAGAGCAAGGTTGGGGTTGGAGAATGGGGAGGTGAAAAg AGTGAAAAGATGCCGGGACACGCCGAGCCAGAGGAGCCGCTGATCTTTGCCGCCGCTAAGATGGAGATCCCTTACTCCAACCACTATGAGCTCCAGTGGGAAACACCCCTCAACAATGGCAAGGAAATTGACTACTTCCAGATTTTGTATTATCAG gtgaagaagaagggagagagttggGAGGCAGTGGGAGACAAGATGACGCAGGAAGTGCCTTATCCCGGCACAACCTCCTACAAGATCGAGGGACTCCTCAGCAACTCATACTACAGGATTGAGTTGCGCGCTCACAATGACATTGGCTTTTCCACTCCGGCTGAGAAAGTTATCAAGACTGCACATG aTCCCAAGACCCCAAAAGGTAATGGCTCGGGCGCGTCTGTGCAATACAGTAGCATTGCTCCCTCCACCACTGCCCTCGTCCACG GCCATGACCCAGCCGAGAACTCCCAGGAGAGCGGTCCCAATGCTGGCGTCATTGTggctgtcatcatcatcgtcatcttggtggtggcggtggtggtggacgtgacCTGCTACTTCACCCGAAGTGCCGGCCTCATCGCCACCATTGCCAGCAAGCGCGGTGCCAAGGATAAAGATAAGGAGACCATGCTGGAGGACGGCAAGAATGCAAG TGGTGACACCCTGACTGAAGAGTCCAGGAAAGACACCACactcaaagaagagaaagagaaaatcctCCCTGAGAAGGAGCCACATAGTCCCTCTGAGAAAAACATTGATAACAAAtcagagaaacaaaa TGATGAGAAGCATGAGGGCAATGGTCAGATGAAGATTGAGAAGGAGGATCTCAAGCCAGAACAACCCAATTCTGACAAGAAGGATTCCTCAGAACCCACAGAAACCACTCCCATGATTCAAGG
- the LOC123510228 gene encoding fasciclin-2-like isoform X7: MVSCVVVVRAASWWLMTGCEFKMANQRHLILLSLLAVQVSLAQEPRLVIQPNSILKAVGDGAYVSCMAQVDDADLVTEMSWTAPDGERITNNNENSRIRVSTAEDGTTGKLDLVITKLREQDVGEYTCSATYAGNKKLEARIEVESFMEIDFGDTPSHQTLLIGQEGRIKCTPMAKPPPIVDWFKNIAPLRSEDNRIIQQDGIHIKEVTEADEGTYRCRAKVPALGSMKQMEIQVEVNIPPVINIPPQNITGKEHKEAVFECGATGKPAPEYSWVDNNNVPLENGDDFHVNTETGVLKIMNLRPEQSGEYRCTATNSAGEDFKTAHLQVYTKPKVEEYLNLTVQTDNDLMMKCVVSGNPPPQVIFKKESEPGNFTQGINTDDRIIVRQEKDDQGREVGILEITDVSRSDDGLYTCTAVSEGGVTQRWNHITVEFSPTFEEQGPTVQWSWEKAPVNLTCLATSIPNATIQWYLHKQEINANDPNLQRLELGPRGVLRVNPISSSYFGFYTCKATNTLGTSSLDIELKEAHPPGPITGAKVDKKTATTISWKLVDPADDGGLPIQSYIVEYREAEHTWEEAFRKIWNKGSSYTIDNLIPLATYVFRFAAQSKVGVGEWGGEKSEKMPGHAEPEEPLIFAAAKMEIPYSNHYELQWETPLNNGKEIDYFQILYYQVKKKGESWEAVGDKMTQEVPYPGTTSYKIEGLLSNSYYRIELRAHNDIGFSTPAEKVIKTAHDPKTPKGNGSGASVQYSSIAPSTTALVHGHDPAENSQESGPNAGVIVAVIIIVILVVAVVVDVTCYFTRSAGLIATIASKRGAKDKDKETMLEDGKNASGDTLTEESRKDTTLKEEKEKILPEKEPHSPSEKNIDNKSEKQNDDDKGEIKKEENEDEKLKTSES, translated from the exons TGAGCCTGGCCCAGGAACCAAGACTCGTCATCCAGCCAAACAGCATCCTGAAGGCGGTAGGGGACGGCGCCTACGTGTCATGCATGGCCCAGGTGGACGACGCCGACCTAGTCACGGAGATGAGCTGGACAGCGCCCGACGGGGAGAGAATcaccaataacaatgaaaactc ACGAATCAG GGTGTCCACAGCAGAGGATGGCACCACAGGCAAGCTGGACCTGGTCATCACCAAGCTGAGGGAGCAGGACGTGGGGGAGTACACCTGTTCCGCCACCTATGCCGGAAACAAGAAACTTGAGGCAAGGATCGAGGTGGAATCTTTCA tGGAGATTGACTTTGGAGACACGCCCAGCCACCAGACACTGCTCATTGGCCAGGAGGGCAGGATCAAATGTACCCCAATGGCCAAGCCGCCACCTATTGTTGACTGGTTCAAGAACATAGCGCCGCTTAGGAGTG AAGACAACCGCATCATACAGCAGGATGGGATTCACATCAAGGAGGTGACAGAGGCGGACGAGGGAACATATCGGTGTAGGGCCAAAGTTCCGGCCCTGGGCTCCATGAAGCAGATGGAGATACAAGTGGAGGTGAACATTCCCCCAGTCATCAACATTCCACCACAGAACATCACAGGAAAGGAGCACAAGGAGGCAGTGTTTGAGTGCGGTGCCACGGGGAAGCCAGCACCAGAGTACTCCTGGGTGGACAACAACAACGTGCCGCTGGAGAACGGGGATGACTTCCACGTGAACACTGAAACGGGAGTGCTTAAGATCATGAACCTCAGGCCGGAGCAGTCTGGGGAGTACCGATGCACGGCTACCAACTCCGCTGGCGAGGACTTCAAGACAGCACATCTCCAG GTTTACACCAAGCCCAAGGTGGAAGAATACCTCAACCTGACAGTGCAGACCGACAACGACCTCATGAtgaagtgtgtggtgagtggcaACCCTCCGCCTCAGGTCATCTTCAAGAAGGAGAGTGAGCCGGGGAACTTCACCCAAGGCATCAACACTGACGACAGAATTATTGTGCGACAGGAGAAGGACGACCAGGGACGGGAAGTAGGCAT TCTGGAGATCACAGACGTGTCGCGTAGTGATGATGGTCTGTACACGTGCACGGCTGTGTCTGAGGGCGGCGTGACGCAGCGGTGGAACCACATCACTGTTGAGTTCAGCCCCACCTTTGAGGAGCAGGGACCCACTGTGCAGTGGTCTTGGGAGAAGGCACCTGTCAACCTCACCTGCCTTGCCACCTCCATCCCCAATGCTACCA TTCAGTGGTACCTACACAAACAAGAAATCAACGCTAATGACCCTAATCTGCAGAGGTTAGAGTTGGGCCCACGTGGAGTGCTCAGAGTCAACCCCATCAGCTCCTCCTACTTTGGCTTCTACACATGCAAGGCAACCAACACTCTGGGAACCTCTTCCCTTGACATTGAACTGAAGGAGGCCCACCCACCAGGACCCATCACCGGTGCCAAG GTGGATAAGAAAACAGCCACCACCATTTCCTGGAAGCTGGTGGACCCAGCTGATGATGGCGGCCTGCCCATTCAGAGCTACATTGTGGAGTACAGGGAGGCAGAGCACACTTGGGAGGAAGCATTCAGAAAAATATGGAACAAAG GCTCTTCCTACACCATTGACAACCTCATTCCACTGGCAACATATGTCTTCCGCTTTGCTGCCCAGAGCAAGGTTGGGGTTGGAGAATGGGGAGGTGAAAAg AGTGAAAAGATGCCGGGACACGCCGAGCCAGAGGAGCCGCTGATCTTTGCCGCCGCTAAGATGGAGATCCCTTACTCCAACCACTATGAGCTCCAGTGGGAAACACCCCTCAACAATGGCAAGGAAATTGACTACTTCCAGATTTTGTATTATCAG gtgaagaagaagggagagagttggGAGGCAGTGGGAGACAAGATGACGCAGGAAGTGCCTTATCCCGGCACAACCTCCTACAAGATCGAGGGACTCCTCAGCAACTCATACTACAGGATTGAGTTGCGCGCTCACAATGACATTGGCTTTTCCACTCCGGCTGAGAAAGTTATCAAGACTGCACATG aTCCCAAGACCCCAAAAGGTAATGGCTCGGGCGCGTCTGTGCAATACAGTAGCATTGCTCCCTCCACCACTGCCCTCGTCCACG GCCATGACCCAGCCGAGAACTCCCAGGAGAGCGGTCCCAATGCTGGCGTCATTGTggctgtcatcatcatcgtcatcttggtggtggcggtggtggtggacgtgacCTGCTACTTCACCCGAAGTGCCGGCCTCATCGCCACCATTGCCAGCAAGCGCGGTGCCAAGGATAAAGATAAGGAGACCATGCTGGAGGACGGCAAGAATGCAAG TGGTGACACCCTGACTGAAGAGTCCAGGAAAGACACCACactcaaagaagagaaagagaaaatcctCCCTGAGAAGGAGCCACATAGTCCCTCTGAGAAAAACATTGATAACAAAtcagagaaacaaaa
- the LOC123510228 gene encoding fasciclin-2-like isoform X9, translating to MVSCVVVVRAASWWLMTGCEFKMANQRHLILLSLLAVQVSLAQEPRLVIQPNSILKAVGDGAYVSCMAQVDDADLVTEMSWTAPDGERITNNNENSRIRVSTAEDGTTGKLDLVITKLREQDVGEYTCSATYAGNKKLEARIEVESFMEIDFGDTPSHQTLLIGQEGRIKCTPMAKPPPIVDWFKNIAPLRSEDNRIIQQDGIHIKEVTEADEGTYRCRAKVPALGSMKQMEIQVEVNIPPVINIPPQNITGKEHKEAVFECGATGKPAPEYSWVDNNNVPLENGDDFHVNTETGVLKIMNLRPEQSGEYRCTATNSAGEDFKTAHLQVYTKPKVEEYLNLTVQTDNDLMMKCVVSGNPPPQVIFKKESEPGNFTQGINTDDRIIVRQEKDDQGREVGILEITDVSRSDDGLYTCTAVSEGGVTQRWNHITVEFSPTFEEQGPTVQWSWEKAPVNLTCLATSIPNATIQWYLHKQEINANDPNLQRLELGPRGVLRVNPISSSYFGFYTCKATNTLGTSSLDIELKEAHPPGPITGAKVDKKTATTISWKLVDPADDGGLPIQSYIVEYREAEHTWEEAFRKIWNKGSSYTIDNLIPLATYVFRFAAQSKVGVGEWGGEKSEKMPGHAEPEEPLIFAAAKMEIPYSNHYELQWETPLNNGKEIDYFQILYYQVKKKGESWEAVGDKMTQEVPYPGTTSYKIEGLLSNSYYRIELRAHNDIGFSTPAEKVIKTAHDPKTPKGNGSGASVQYSSIAPSTTALVHGHDPAENSQESGPNAGVIVAVIIIVILVVAVVVDVTCYFTRSAGLIATIASKRGAKDKDKETMLEDGKNASDDDKGEIKKEENEDEKLKTSES from the exons TGAGCCTGGCCCAGGAACCAAGACTCGTCATCCAGCCAAACAGCATCCTGAAGGCGGTAGGGGACGGCGCCTACGTGTCATGCATGGCCCAGGTGGACGACGCCGACCTAGTCACGGAGATGAGCTGGACAGCGCCCGACGGGGAGAGAATcaccaataacaatgaaaactc ACGAATCAG GGTGTCCACAGCAGAGGATGGCACCACAGGCAAGCTGGACCTGGTCATCACCAAGCTGAGGGAGCAGGACGTGGGGGAGTACACCTGTTCCGCCACCTATGCCGGAAACAAGAAACTTGAGGCAAGGATCGAGGTGGAATCTTTCA tGGAGATTGACTTTGGAGACACGCCCAGCCACCAGACACTGCTCATTGGCCAGGAGGGCAGGATCAAATGTACCCCAATGGCCAAGCCGCCACCTATTGTTGACTGGTTCAAGAACATAGCGCCGCTTAGGAGTG AAGACAACCGCATCATACAGCAGGATGGGATTCACATCAAGGAGGTGACAGAGGCGGACGAGGGAACATATCGGTGTAGGGCCAAAGTTCCGGCCCTGGGCTCCATGAAGCAGATGGAGATACAAGTGGAGGTGAACATTCCCCCAGTCATCAACATTCCACCACAGAACATCACAGGAAAGGAGCACAAGGAGGCAGTGTTTGAGTGCGGTGCCACGGGGAAGCCAGCACCAGAGTACTCCTGGGTGGACAACAACAACGTGCCGCTGGAGAACGGGGATGACTTCCACGTGAACACTGAAACGGGAGTGCTTAAGATCATGAACCTCAGGCCGGAGCAGTCTGGGGAGTACCGATGCACGGCTACCAACTCCGCTGGCGAGGACTTCAAGACAGCACATCTCCAG GTTTACACCAAGCCCAAGGTGGAAGAATACCTCAACCTGACAGTGCAGACCGACAACGACCTCATGAtgaagtgtgtggtgagtggcaACCCTCCGCCTCAGGTCATCTTCAAGAAGGAGAGTGAGCCGGGGAACTTCACCCAAGGCATCAACACTGACGACAGAATTATTGTGCGACAGGAGAAGGACGACCAGGGACGGGAAGTAGGCAT TCTGGAGATCACAGACGTGTCGCGTAGTGATGATGGTCTGTACACGTGCACGGCTGTGTCTGAGGGCGGCGTGACGCAGCGGTGGAACCACATCACTGTTGAGTTCAGCCCCACCTTTGAGGAGCAGGGACCCACTGTGCAGTGGTCTTGGGAGAAGGCACCTGTCAACCTCACCTGCCTTGCCACCTCCATCCCCAATGCTACCA TTCAGTGGTACCTACACAAACAAGAAATCAACGCTAATGACCCTAATCTGCAGAGGTTAGAGTTGGGCCCACGTGGAGTGCTCAGAGTCAACCCCATCAGCTCCTCCTACTTTGGCTTCTACACATGCAAGGCAACCAACACTCTGGGAACCTCTTCCCTTGACATTGAACTGAAGGAGGCCCACCCACCAGGACCCATCACCGGTGCCAAG GTGGATAAGAAAACAGCCACCACCATTTCCTGGAAGCTGGTGGACCCAGCTGATGATGGCGGCCTGCCCATTCAGAGCTACATTGTGGAGTACAGGGAGGCAGAGCACACTTGGGAGGAAGCATTCAGAAAAATATGGAACAAAG GCTCTTCCTACACCATTGACAACCTCATTCCACTGGCAACATATGTCTTCCGCTTTGCTGCCCAGAGCAAGGTTGGGGTTGGAGAATGGGGAGGTGAAAAg AGTGAAAAGATGCCGGGACACGCCGAGCCAGAGGAGCCGCTGATCTTTGCCGCCGCTAAGATGGAGATCCCTTACTCCAACCACTATGAGCTCCAGTGGGAAACACCCCTCAACAATGGCAAGGAAATTGACTACTTCCAGATTTTGTATTATCAG gtgaagaagaagggagagagttggGAGGCAGTGGGAGACAAGATGACGCAGGAAGTGCCTTATCCCGGCACAACCTCCTACAAGATCGAGGGACTCCTCAGCAACTCATACTACAGGATTGAGTTGCGCGCTCACAATGACATTGGCTTTTCCACTCCGGCTGAGAAAGTTATCAAGACTGCACATG aTCCCAAGACCCCAAAAGGTAATGGCTCGGGCGCGTCTGTGCAATACAGTAGCATTGCTCCCTCCACCACTGCCCTCGTCCACG GCCATGACCCAGCCGAGAACTCCCAGGAGAGCGGTCCCAATGCTGGCGTCATTGTggctgtcatcatcatcgtcatcttggtggtggcggtggtggtggacgtgacCTGCTACTTCACCCGAAGTGCCGGCCTCATCGCCACCATTGCCAGCAAGCGCGGTGCCAAGGATAAAGATAAGGAGACCATGCTGGAGGACGGCAAGAATGCAAG